From Litoribacterium kuwaitense, one genomic window encodes:
- a CDS encoding YdcF family protein — MIFLLIISLATPLIFFIWMHSFSVHAKDADALIILGYQCKNDQVHPLLKERLDAALALMERYHYKKIILTGGAVTSTKTEADIMKAYLINQGVRAEDILLETKARNTVFNIVYCKTILRQHDLHSTLLISNSFHMRRMKYITKKLHFPTAFYAPRTLSSLAKQVRMTFAEIKAFKLTLPWLEKVTKTDEGQKRQANGE; from the coding sequence ATGATCTTCCTTCTCATTATTAGTTTAGCAACGCCACTCATTTTTTTTATTTGGATGCATAGCTTTTCTGTTCACGCCAAGGATGCTGACGCTTTAATCATCCTTGGCTACCAATGTAAAAATGATCAAGTTCATCCTTTGTTAAAAGAAAGACTTGATGCAGCGCTTGCGCTCATGGAGCGATACCACTATAAAAAAATCATCTTAACAGGGGGGGCGGTCACTTCAACAAAAACAGAAGCAGACATTATGAAAGCGTATTTAATCAATCAAGGGGTACGTGCAGAAGACATTTTGTTAGAAACAAAGGCGAGAAACACTGTATTTAACATTGTCTATTGTAAAACGATTTTACGGCAGCATGACCTTCATTCGACACTGCTCATTTCAAACTCATTTCATATGAGGCGTATGAAGTATATTACAAAAAAGCTGCATTTTCCGACCGCTTTCTATGCGCCTCGAACGCTCTCAAGCTTAGCCAAGCAAGTGAGGATGACCTTTGCAGAGATAAAAGCATTTAAGCTGACACTGCCATGGCTGGAAAAAGTGACCAAGACGGATGAAGGGCAAAAGCGACAGGCCAATGGGGAGTAA
- a CDS encoding Cof-type HAD-IIB family hydrolase gives MKHNYRLVALDLDGTLLTDDKEITTETKRQIQHVHEQGVHVIFATGRGFQTAEKYWKELGLTGPMVLVNGGEIWEGAGNLHERHFIAQKDLQKLYELAVDADVWFWGYSVESVTGRDEWTADMLERGWMKFGISSKDLTVHKEIWDEVSQWPSVEITQSTPFNMEVTKKGVTKAAGVQRVCELLGIEMSEVMAVGDSPNDLSLMKQAGLSVAMDNAVDEIKAVAHVVTATNEEDGVAQAIAKYVHV, from the coding sequence ATGAAACACAATTACCGTTTAGTCGCACTCGATTTAGATGGGACACTGCTCACAGACGATAAGGAGATCACGACAGAAACGAAGAGGCAAATTCAGCACGTGCATGAGCAGGGCGTCCATGTCATTTTTGCGACAGGTCGCGGGTTTCAGACAGCTGAAAAGTATTGGAAGGAGCTAGGTTTAACTGGACCGATGGTGCTTGTCAATGGCGGTGAGATTTGGGAAGGTGCGGGAAATTTGCACGAACGTCATTTTATCGCGCAGAAAGATTTGCAAAAACTGTATGAACTAGCTGTTGACGCCGACGTTTGGTTTTGGGGGTATAGCGTCGAAAGTGTGACAGGTCGTGACGAATGGACAGCAGATATGCTCGAACGAGGGTGGATGAAGTTCGGCATTAGCTCGAAAGATTTAACTGTTCACAAAGAGATTTGGGACGAGGTGAGCCAATGGCCTTCGGTCGAAATCACTCAATCGACGCCGTTTAATATGGAAGTGACGAAAAAAGGTGTAACGAAAGCAGCCGGCGTTCAGCGGGTTTGTGAGCTTTTAGGCATTGAGATGTCAGAAGTCATGGCGGTTGGCGACAGTCCAAACGATCTTTCCTTAATGAAACAGGCAGGCTTAAGTGTAGCCATGGATAACGCGGTCGACGAGATTAAAGCAGTCGCCCACGTTGTGACCGCGACAAATGAAGAGGACGGTGTTGCGCAGGCCATCGCGAAATATGTGCACGTATAA